GCGCCAGATTGAGAAAGTCAAGCCCGTTATCTTTGAAGGCTCTGACAAGCTGATTAAGGCCTTGGAAGTAGTGGACAGGGAGCATTTTTCAAAATTTCCTATCTTCGCTCAAAATACCTATCAAGGCTTGGTTTCGGACAAGGGATTGACCAACTGGCTTGCCAAGGCTAGCAAGGAGACGGGCTCTATCCGAGAAAAATTGGAACGGGCCAGCCTAGCGGATGTCCTAACCTGTGAAGATGACAGCATTCGCGTGGTGCAAGTCTCTGCCAAAACCAGCCTTTATGAAGTGATGAGCCAATTTGAAAGCCGCAAGCGGACGACCATCTTGGTCAGTCGCCAAGGTCATGGCAATATTCAGTCTCCAGAAGATCTGATTGGCATTATCACGGCGCAGGATTTGGCGGAAATTTACCGGCTGTTGGATGAATAGAAAGGATAAGTTATGTCAACAAATCGTCTAGCTTGGGATGAATATTTTGCGTCGCAGGCGCTTTTGATTGCCAATCGTGCTACCTGCAAGCGTGCCAAGGTCGGTGCGATCTTGGTCAAGGACAATAAAGTAATTGCGACAGGCTATAATGGTTCGGTTTCTGGTACAGAGCATTGTTTGGATCAAGAATGCCTGATGATTGACGGTCACTGTGCCCGAACCCTCCACGCAGAAGTCAATGCGATTTTGCAAGGAGCAGAGCGAGGTATCCCCAAAGGATTTACTGCCTATGTGACACATTTCCCCTGCCTGAATTGCTCCAAACAGCTCCTGCAAGTGGGCTGCAAACGAGTGGTTTATATCAATGAGTACCGTATGGACGACTATGCCCACTATCTCTACAAGGAGAAGGGCTGTGAACTGGTTCATCTGCCATTAGAAGACGTCAAACAGGCCATTCAAGATGCAGAATTTATATAGAAGAGGAAGAGTTTG
The sequence above is a segment of the Streptococcus suis genome. Coding sequences within it:
- a CDS encoding cytidine/deoxycytidylate deaminase family protein, translated to MSTNRLAWDEYFASQALLIANRATCKRAKVGAILVKDNKVIATGYNGSVSGTEHCLDQECLMIDGHCARTLHAEVNAILQGAERGIPKGFTAYVTHFPCLNCSKQLLQVGCKRVVYINEYRMDDYAHYLYKEKGCELVHLPLEDVKQAIQDAEFI
- a CDS encoding CBS domain-containing protein encodes the protein MSETRFLQLFNDLDKILRKVCKVPDGEYADVASMLAKAKELSPHNPVEANWDKLYVARQLRNLLVHENRTNLQEVAQPSQELIAVLEKVIAQYQEPMTIGKFLRQIEKVKPVIFEGSDKLIKALEVVDREHFSKFPIFAQNTYQGLVSDKGLTNWLAKASKETGSIREKLERASLADVLTCEDDSIRVVQVSAKTSLYEVMSQFESRKRTTILVSRQGHGNIQSPEDLIGIITAQDLAEIYRLLDE